Proteins encoded within one genomic window of Oncorhynchus kisutch isolate 150728-3 unplaced genomic scaffold, Okis_V2 scaffold4043, whole genome shotgun sequence:
- the LOC109886672 gene encoding guanine nucleotide-binding protein G(I)/G(S)/G(O) subunit gamma-5-like gives MSNNNASSNLVVAQRVVKQLRLEASVRRIKVSQAAVDLKNYCLQNAHQDPLLMGVPSSDNPFRPPKSCSLF, from the exons ATGTCAAACAACAACGCCAGCAGCAACTTGGTCGTCGCTCAGAGAGTAGTGAAACAGCTGCGGTTGGAGGCCAGTGTCCGTAGGATCAAG GTGTCTCAGGCTGCAGTGGACCTGAAGAACTACTGTCTGCAGAACGCTCACCAGGACCCTCTCCTGATGGGGGTCCCCTCCAGTGACAACCCCTTCAGACCCCCCAAGTCCTGCAGCCTGTTCTGA